A genome region from Akkermansiaceae bacterium includes the following:
- a CDS encoding polyprenyl synthetase family protein, with protein MTPESWWKRRTGCARALMAGSFAHGMGSMDRVEPRLAAALGDILARPGSMVRAVTAYQLGIAMGAPEESSRAVACGIEYLHTASLVFDDLPAMDDARTRRGATCPHVAHGEAVAMLAALALINRGYAMIWQGIRRTSSERRERAGDWVDARLGTRGVIGGQAFDLQGWRGEQSPSEVSEVAARKTGDLLRLTLVLPALIGNGTEREIQLLDRIGLLRGLAYQAADDLKDVLCSPEESGKTGGRDQEMGRPNLILAEGFQSALRRFKRVRQMGDRVQAALPGAPERWGMLAPLRVTLPTNAGMVPHDAVRAAS; from the coding sequence ATGACACCGGAATCATGGTGGAAACGGCGCACGGGATGCGCGAGGGCGCTGATGGCGGGTAGCTTCGCCCACGGCATGGGATCGATGGATCGCGTGGAGCCACGCCTCGCGGCGGCGCTCGGCGACATCCTCGCGAGGCCGGGATCGATGGTGCGCGCGGTCACCGCCTATCAGCTGGGGATCGCCATGGGCGCCCCTGAGGAATCGTCGCGAGCGGTGGCCTGTGGAATCGAGTATCTGCACACGGCTTCGCTGGTCTTCGATGATCTCCCGGCGATGGATGACGCCCGCACCCGGCGCGGCGCCACATGTCCGCACGTTGCGCATGGCGAAGCGGTGGCGATGCTCGCCGCCCTCGCCCTCATCAACCGGGGTTACGCGATGATCTGGCAAGGGATCCGCCGGACATCGTCCGAGCGTCGCGAGCGCGCCGGCGACTGGGTGGATGCCCGCCTCGGCACGCGCGGGGTGATCGGCGGGCAGGCTTTTGACCTGCAGGGCTGGCGCGGCGAACAATCGCCCAGCGAGGTGAGCGAAGTGGCCGCTCGGAAAACGGGCGACCTATTGCGCCTCACCTTGGTGCTTCCCGCCCTCATCGGAAACGGAACGGAACGGGAAATCCAGTTGCTTGACCGGATCGGGCTGCTGCGTGGGCTTGCCTATCAGGCGGCGGACGATCTGAAGGATGTCCTTTGTAGCCCGGAGGAAAGCGGCAAGACCGGCGGCCGCGATCAGGAAATGGGACGCCCCAACCTGATTCTCGCGGAAGGTTTCCAGTCGGCGCTGCGGCGCTTCAAGCGGGTGCGCCAAATGGGCGACCGAGTGCAAGCGGCTTTGCCGGGAGCTCCGGAACGCTGGGGGATGCTCGCTCCGCTGCGGGTGACATTGCCGACGAATGCCGGGATGGTGCCGCACGATGCCGTGCGCGCCGCAAGCTGA
- a CDS encoding YceI family protein — MKAKANLALIGIILSAAPGHAATLDVDSSRSRIHVDAHATGHDFTGTLKKYTARVSGDTASMKPEGFELGWSFKDLETGDADRDKQMLKWLGGGDPKGSFRFTKSWTDKDGKTHGMGTLKIHGVPQEVSFPYSVKKDRDWVTIDGTVSLDYENFKLPVIRTMAVMTVDPRLKVRFHVVGKVN, encoded by the coding sequence ATGAAAGCAAAAGCCAACCTCGCACTCATAGGAATCATTCTCAGCGCGGCGCCGGGACACGCCGCCACGCTGGATGTGGACTCCTCGCGCAGCCGCATCCACGTGGATGCCCATGCCACCGGACATGACTTCACCGGGACGCTTAAAAAATACACCGCCAGGGTCTCCGGTGACACTGCGTCGATGAAACCCGAAGGCTTCGAACTCGGCTGGAGCTTCAAGGATCTGGAAACAGGCGACGCCGACCGTGACAAGCAAATGCTCAAGTGGCTGGGCGGCGGCGATCCGAAGGGATCCTTCCGTTTCACGAAATCCTGGACGGACAAGGACGGAAAAACGCACGGCATGGGAACGCTGAAGATCCACGGCGTTCCCCAGGAAGTTTCCTTCCCCTATTCGGTGAAGAAGGACAGAGACTGGGTCACCATCGACGGCACGGTTTCCCTGGACTACGAGAATTTCAAACTGCCCGTCATCCGCACCATGGCGGTGATGACGGTGGATCCCAGGCTCAAGGTGCGCTTCCACGTGGTCGGCAAGGTCAACTGA
- a CDS encoding putative Ig domain-containing protein has product MKTPAALHQSLGLPLLHAACLLPLLTGSARASIAYGSINNFDTVNDTGSECHGFEIEDCRSTDVSHTYNYNHYGTPKISQDDTIVGHPKCVIRWESRKNPDGSWASYTAIPSGPISPTNGHQFTDPNVNFGGEHFGVGYRLAVGAIRYNWLVDDGSGNLIRGGAVQVSTPSFTYYPPIPPAIGIPAVPAQVQAVIEPPEPPEVPEVPGLEFGPAVWVKEIRTTTHNSEKVELRDLISDDPNDPDDVNWRNGEPDEVEVEWQILQREFSKPDGGNNGRLVAAPENLDNGDEVVTRRYEFYEYLGPIDENGEAKASSVGPDDIHGEGIKTINGEEVDLSTVIVVGEYKGAQMAAVDVEGGLGLIDHVSEGEIDVPYTDRRLVVEGSLPFMATIEGALPVGMEFDTLTGILSGTPEGSGEFPFVVTAGDGASPPVKKNYVLMIAEAGAALPPSYVVDTMPQPAEAGSTSGSGSFAPAGEVTVLATPAPGYRFVNWTDNGEVVGTRGSLTFTMGDVNRSLTAHFVIADVPTPLTITPATTPGVAFSMEWSMLPTGWVLEESPDMSPGSWIDSTRPDAPHDGLHHVEMPSPAPAQRFFRLKKP; this is encoded by the coding sequence ATGAAAACCCCAGCCGCATTACACCAAAGCCTCGGGCTTCCGCTGCTTCATGCGGCGTGCCTGCTTCCGCTCCTCACCGGTTCCGCCCGGGCGAGCATCGCCTACGGCAGCATCAACAACTTCGACACGGTGAACGACACCGGAAGCGAATGCCACGGGTTCGAGATCGAGGACTGCCGCAGCACCGACGTCAGCCACACCTACAACTACAACCACTACGGCACGCCGAAAATCTCCCAGGATGACACCATCGTCGGGCATCCGAAATGCGTCATCCGCTGGGAGAGCAGGAAAAACCCGGACGGTTCGTGGGCATCCTACACAGCCATTCCAAGCGGGCCGATCTCTCCAACGAACGGCCACCAGTTCACCGATCCGAACGTCAACTTCGGCGGCGAGCACTTTGGCGTGGGCTACCGCCTGGCGGTAGGCGCGATCCGCTACAACTGGCTCGTTGATGACGGTTCCGGCAATCTCATACGCGGTGGTGCGGTGCAGGTCTCGACGCCGAGTTTCACCTATTACCCGCCCATACCTCCCGCAATTGGAATCCCGGCCGTGCCGGCGCAGGTGCAAGCGGTGATCGAACCGCCGGAACCGCCCGAAGTCCCGGAGGTTCCCGGTTTGGAATTCGGCCCCGCCGTCTGGGTGAAGGAAATCCGCACCACCACCCACAACAGCGAAAAGGTGGAACTGCGCGACCTCATATCCGACGATCCGAACGATCCCGATGATGTGAACTGGCGCAACGGCGAGCCCGATGAGGTCGAGGTGGAATGGCAGATCCTCCAACGCGAGTTCAGCAAGCCGGACGGAGGCAACAACGGGCGACTGGTGGCCGCACCCGAGAATCTCGACAACGGGGACGAGGTGGTCACGCGCCGCTACGAGTTTTACGAATACCTCGGCCCCATCGATGAGAACGGCGAGGCCAAGGCCAGCAGCGTGGGGCCTGATGATATCCACGGCGAGGGGATCAAGACAATCAACGGCGAGGAAGTGGATCTTTCCACCGTCATCGTGGTCGGCGAATACAAGGGCGCACAGATGGCCGCCGTAGATGTGGAGGGAGGTCTCGGCCTGATCGATCACGTCAGCGAAGGGGAAATCGATGTGCCCTACACCGACAGGCGCCTGGTGGTGGAGGGCTCTCTGCCTTTCATGGCCACCATCGAGGGCGCACTGCCGGTCGGCATGGAATTCGACACGCTCACCGGCATACTCTCGGGAACGCCGGAGGGCAGCGGGGAGTTTCCCTTCGTGGTCACGGCAGGCGACGGTGCGAGCCCGCCGGTGAAGAAAAACTACGTCCTGATGATTGCGGAAGCGGGCGCGGCCTTGCCGCCGTCCTATGTGGTCGACACCATGCCGCAACCCGCCGAAGCGGGCAGCACCTCGGGAAGCGGTTCCTTCGCACCCGCCGGCGAAGTCACAGTGCTGGCGACTCCCGCTCCCGGGTACCGGTTCGTGAACTGGACGGACAACGGTGAAGTCGTCGGCACCCGCGGCAGCCTCACATTCACCATGGGTGACGTGAACCGTTCCCTCACCGCCCATTTCGTGATCGCGGATGTGCCCACGCCTCTCACAATCACACCCGCAACGACTCCCGGGGTGGCATTTTCGATGGAGTGGTCGATGCTTCCCACCGGCTGGGTGCTGGAGGAAAGCCCGGACATGTCTCCCGGATCGTGGATCGACTCGACACGCCCGGATGCGCCGCATGACGGCCTGCATCATGTGGAGATGCCGTCACCGGCACCCGCGCAACGTTTTTTCCGCCTCAAAAAACCGTGA